DNA sequence from the Halocalculus aciditolerans genome:
TAAATGTTTTCCAGAGTGTGCTGACAATCACATCGGGGAGTACACTGGCTCCGCTGAACGGCGTTTCATAGAACACCTGCGAATCACGAGAATCGGTTCCGTCGACGGCGCGTTCACCGTCAGACGCCCTCGCCGGGTCAGTCGTCGTCGAGGTAGTCTGCTTCCCAGTCACGGCGCGCTTCGAGCTCGCGGCGGCCGCGGCGCGTGAGCGAGTAGGAGTTCGTGCGCTCGTCGATCTTCCCCTTCTCCACCAACCCCTTCTCCACGACGGCGTCGAGGTTGGGGTAGAGGCGGCCGTGGTGGACTTCGGACTCGTAGTAACCTTCGAGTTCGTCCTTGAGGGCGAGGCCGTGGGGGTCGTCGAGGCCGCCGATGGCGTAGAGCAGGTCGCGTTGGAAGCCGGTCAGGTCGTGCATACTCGGACGACCGGTCGTACTGAGACGCACTTCAGCGTGCCGACTCAATCTGACCCGGGTCGACAGACGAGTCAATACCGATACGGCCCGGTTCGACGGACGGGCCGGTGTCGGGCGCTCACCGCTCGGCCGGCCGGGCTCACTCGGTGGCGTGGTGGTAGGGTTTCCGCGCGACGGTCTCTCGGAGGCCGGTGAGGGAGTCCGCGCCGGCGTCGTGGGCGGCTTCCATGACGGCGAAGACTTCGCGTCGGGAGATCTTCACGCCGGACTCGGTGAGCGCGTCCTCCGGGCGGGCTTTCAGCTCCCGGAGCGTGCCGACGCCGAGGAGGAAGGGGACGGACCACGCCGCGGTCTTGTTCCCGTGGGAGAGCGGCATCGACTCGAGGTAGGTCTGGGCGTCGTCGAGGAACGTCGCGGCGTGCGTGGCGGTCCGGTGGACGACGCTCGCCGCGGACTCGCGGGCCGCCGGGTCGACGACGGCCTCCTGGTCGATGCCTTCCTCCTCGAACCAGGTCGCCGGGAGGTAGACGTTGTTCTCCGACGTGTAGTCGTCGTAGGCGTCCTTCGAGACGTTGATGAGCTGGAGGAGGAGGCCGAACTCCTCGGCGGTCCCGTAGAGCGTCTCCGCGCGCTCCTCGGCGACGCCGCGTCGCGTCAGGAGGTTCGTGATGAGGATGCCGACCGTCCCCGCCGCGTAGTAGCAGTACTCTTCGAGCTCCGAGCGGTCGTCGAGCCGCAGACCGCCGGTGTCCGCGTGGCGTTCGACGAACATCGCCATCCCGTCCACCATCTCGCGGATCGGCGCGACGATGGCGTCACG
Encoded proteins:
- a CDS encoding helix-turn-helix transcriptional regulator; this encodes MHDLTGFQRDLLYAIGGLDDPHGLALKDELEGYYESEVHHGRLYPNLDAVVEKGLVEKGKIDERTNSYSLTRRGRRELEARRDWEADYLDDD
- a CDS encoding phytoene/squalene synthase family protein — its product is MNPVESPEPDLDWCHEAVQGVSRTFALTVDVLDEPMASHVCLGYLLCRVADTIEDANHIPPAEQAALLRTYDAALDPDSETTITEFRAAAEEWLPAPADRDEDWAVVAAAPTVWATFTEQPEPVRDAIVAPIREMVDGMAMFVERHADTGGLRLDDRSELEEYCYYAAGTVGILITNLLTRRGVAEERAETLYGTAEEFGLLLQLINVSKDAYDDYTSENNVYLPATWFEEEGIDQEAVVDPAARESAASVVHRTATHAATFLDDAQTYLESMPLSHGNKTAAWSVPFLLGVGTLRELKARPEDALTESGVKISRREVFAVMEAAHDAGADSLTGLRETVARKPYHHATE